From Rutidosis leptorrhynchoides isolate AG116_Rl617_1_P2 chromosome 3, CSIRO_AGI_Rlap_v1, whole genome shotgun sequence, a single genomic window includes:
- the LOC139900786 gene encoding L10-interacting MYB domain-containing protein-like, giving the protein MAYISNMEQGSEPTNRKRVRISWKDTNVEKTFIEACLQEVARSGREGGGLKPLSWKKVGQVLKETHKFDVDRKQMANHLSYLNGKYQAWLKLKNKTGNVYDSSTNTFNLTDEEWEIECKANKYCESLRTTQLVHPELCAQLFNGVIATGIQSYRPHSTAPMLEVSNVEPMVVEQFEEGTQAMAGSSHTQLKKRKRNGKEEVSLIEEQIVAILSLVAAKYAKPDHPTIDECITKLDELGWESNGLLYNVTLAIFSEENPTIRTIWMKLKPERCEDWVKNLAHIKGLSF; this is encoded by the exons ATGGCTTATATATCAAAT ATGGAACAAGGAAGTGAGCCAACAAATCGAAAACGAGTCAGAATTAGTTGGAAAGATACAAACGTGGAAAAAACATTTATTGAAGCATGTCTTCAAGAAGTTGCACGTAGCGGGCGAGAAGGAGGTGGTTTGAAGCCACTTTCATGGAAGAAAGTTGGTCAAGTCCTAAAAGAAACTCATAAATTTGATGTTGACCGTAAACAAATGGCAAATCATTTAAGCTACTTGAATGGAAAATATCAAGCATGGTTGAAATTGAAAAATAAAACTGGAAATGTTTATGATTCGTCCACCAACACATTTAACTTGACTGATGAAGAATGGGAGATAGAGTGCAAG GCAAATAAATATTGTGAGTCACTTAGAACTACCCAACTAGTACATCCCGAGCTTTGTGCACAACTATTTAATGGTGTGATTGCTACCGGTATTCAAAGTTATAGACCACATTCAACTGCTCCCATGCTGGAAGTATCAAATGTTGAACCTATGGTGGTTGAACAATTCGAAGAAGGTACACAAGCAATGGCAGGTTCATCTCATACTCAACTtaaaaaaaggaaaagaaatggaAAGGAAGAGGTGTCTCTTATTGAAGAGCAAATTGTCGCCATTCTATCTTTGGTGGCCGCAAAATATGCTAAACCCGATCATCCTACCATTGACGAGTGCATAACTAAACTGGATGAGCTTGGATGGGAATCTAATGGCTTGTTGTATAATGTAACACTTGCCATTTTTAGTGAAGAGAACCCAACAATTAGGACAATTTGGATGAAGCTAAAACCCGAAAGGTGCGAGGATTGGGTGAAAAATCTTGCACACATTAAAGGCCTATCATTCTAA